In the Luteitalea sp. genome, GCGGAATGTGAGTCGCTCGGTCAGCTCCGGCGTTTCGTAGTGAAGGCCAAAGTAGAACTGATCGGCGAGGCTGTCGGCGCTGACGCCGCCTCGGACACCAATGCCGCTGGCCTGCGCCGCGGCCGTCGAGGGCAGGAGTGTGCAGGCCGCCAGCAGCACAGCGACCGTCGGGAGCGGAACACGGCGAAGCAGATCGAAGCACAAACGCATTCTTTCGATTCCTCCTAGAGAGAAAAAGGGGACAGGCCCCTTTTCTTTGGTGGCGCGAGTCTTGGAAGAAAGGGGCCTGCCCCCTTTTTACATCTATGATGCTAGCAAGCCCCGTGCCGGTTTGTCTGCATGGCCTTGCAGCGATCCCGGCGGCACATATGGCTGAGTTTGAGCGGCATTTCGGCCAATCGGACGGGATTTTGCATTAATGATCGTGCATTTTGGATTTTGTCTCGGCGAGATCGACTCCACAGCCAAAGACAGATGACAATAGACGCAAGATGCTGCAACGGTCTGAATCTTCGCCCATGAGCCTTCGTCTGCTCTCGGATCGGCAAGCGGCGTTACTCGCTGAGGAGCGCCGAACACTGGCCGCGGTCCGGGAAGCGCTCGAGCGGTTCGGTGCATCGGACGAGGATCGTGCGATTCTCAACCGGGCCATCGAGCAGCTCGACGACTTCTTCCTCCTCGTCGTGGTCGGCGAGTTCAACGCGGGCAAGAGTGCGTTCATCAACGTCCTCATCGGGCAGGATGTCCTCGAAGAGGGCGTCACGCCCACGACCGCACAGATCACGGTGCTGCGCTACGGAGAGACCATGGCGCAGGACGGCCCGGGAAATGGGGTCGTCACCGTGCGCGCACCCGCCGAGCTGTTGCGAGAGGTGCACCTGGTCGACACGCCCGGCACCAACGCCGTGGTGCCGGAGCACCAGACGATTACGGAGCGCTTCGTGCCGCGCGCGGATCTCGTGTTGTTTCTCACGAGTGTCGACCGCCCCTTTACGGAGAGCGAGCGCGCGTTTCTCACGCTCATTCGCGATTGGGGCAAGAAGATCATTGTCGTGCTCAACAAGATCGACATCCTGGAGCGCGAGGAGGAGATCGGCAGGGTCATCGACTTCGTGGAAGAGAGCGCCGAGCGTCTGGTTGGCATCAAGCCGCCGGTATTCCCGGTGAGCCTCCGACTCGCCCGACGCGGCCGTCGTGAAGACGCGGCGGTCTGGGAGGCGAGCCGGTTCGCGCCGCTCGAAGGGTTCCTGCGCGAGACGCTCGAGGACCGCGAGCGGGTGCGCCTCAAGCTCTCGAGCCCGCTCGGCGTCGGTGGGCGGCTGGCCGACACGCTGCTCGGGCAGGTGCGGGAGCGATTGGGGCTTCTCGGCGACGACCTCACCCTCTTGGAGGACGTCGATCGGCAGCTCGCCGTGTACCGCGAGGACATGACGCGCGATTTCCGCTTCCGTATTGCGGACATCGACAATCTGTTGCTCGGGATGGAACAACGCGGCCATGCGTTCTTCGACGAGACACTGCGGGTGGGCCGCGTGTTCGACCTCCTCAACCGGAGCCGAACGCAAGAAGCGTTCAAGC is a window encoding:
- a CDS encoding GTP-binding protein: MLQRSESSPMSLRLLSDRQAALLAEERRTLAAVREALERFGASDEDRAILNRAIEQLDDFFLLVVVGEFNAGKSAFINVLIGQDVLEEGVTPTTAQITVLRYGETMAQDGPGNGVVTVRAPAELLREVHLVDTPGTNAVVPEHQTITERFVPRADLVLFLTSVDRPFTESERAFLTLIRDWGKKIIVVLNKIDILEREEEIGRVIDFVEESAERLVGIKPPVFPVSLRLARRGRREDAAVWEASRFAPLEGFLRETLEDRERVRLKLSSPLGVGGRLADTLLGQVRERLGLLGDDLTLLEDVDRQLAVYREDMTRDFRFRIADIDNLLLGMEQRGHAFFDETLRVGRVFDLLNRSRTQEAFKREVVADTPEQIERRVSTLIDWLVDADFRQWTAVNQHLHERRRQHAERIVGGSEQFHHDRARLIDGVGRQVQRVVDTYDRTREAATIADKARDSVAAAAALQVAAAGLGAVVTIAATTAAADITGIVLAGVLAAVGLFVIPGRRHRAKQEMRQKITLLREQLSRALHQQFETEIQTSVVRVEESIAPYSRFVRAERTKLADAQQTLDVLLGSMNALRAQIEDVP